From the Lentimicrobiaceae bacterium genome, one window contains:
- a CDS encoding YhcH/YjgK/YiaL family protein, whose protein sequence is MILDSLKNIEIYKGISKDIYLGLKFIANASPDIKTGTYIINSKTKAIVSEYQTVEVFERGYEAHKHGIDIQYPAKGLEKVKWSPLEGMLVNIPYDEQKDRTFYTEPSLQGTSVIIGNGIFAIMFPSDGHSPQHYVDKPELIRKITIKVTI, encoded by the coding sequence ATGATTTTAGACAGTTTAAAAAATATTGAAATCTATAAAGGGATTTCAAAAGATATTTATCTGGGCTTAAAATTTATTGCAAATGCAAGTCCTGATATAAAAACAGGTACTTACATCATCAACAGCAAAACAAAAGCAATAGTGAGTGAATACCAAACTGTTGAAGTATTTGAAAGAGGATATGAAGCTCATAAACACGGCATTGATATTCAGTATCCGGCCAAAGGGCTCGAAAAGGTAAAATGGTCGCCTTTAGAGGGCATGCTTGTAAATATTCCTTATGATGAACAAAAAGACCGTACTTTTTACACTGAACCTTCACTACAAGGAACATCGGTTATTATTGGCAATGGAATCTTTGCCATTATGTTCCCAAGTGATGGACATAGTCCTCAGCATTACGTTGACAAACCAGAATTAATTCGCAAAATCACCATTAAGGTTACAATTTGA
- a CDS encoding cyclase family protein → MNWILLSHILKPGIPSYGNRDKLIIEHPSSLAYGNTANSSSWNFTSNHLGTHIDVPNHFFDEGMTISDYPASFWFSEKILLIDIPLEKSELITPYHLNDKVKSNIEVLLVRTGFEKYRHQEKYWNDNPGVAAETGFWLRKNFPEIKIFGFDFISLTSWKFRDEGKKAHKAFLDPIATGKPVCLIEDMSLKSVQNTVKQIIVAPLLVEKGNGSPVTVLCN, encoded by the coding sequence ATGAACTGGATATTATTATCTCATATCTTGAAACCCGGCATCCCCTCTTATGGAAACAGGGACAAACTAATTATTGAGCACCCATCTTCTTTAGCCTACGGAAATACAGCAAATTCCTCAAGCTGGAACTTCACATCGAATCATCTTGGCACTCACATTGATGTGCCTAATCATTTTTTTGACGAAGGAATGACAATAAGCGATTATCCAGCTTCTTTTTGGTTTAGCGAAAAAATACTGTTAATTGACATCCCTTTAGAAAAATCAGAACTGATAACTCCTTATCACTTAAATGATAAAGTAAAATCAAACATTGAGGTACTCCTTGTCCGCACAGGTTTTGAAAAATACCGGCATCAGGAAAAATACTGGAATGATAACCCTGGTGTGGCTGCTGAAACAGGATTCTGGTTAAGAAAAAATTTCCCGGAAATTAAAATCTTTGGTTTCGACTTCATTTCTCTTACTTCCTGGAAATTCAGGGATGAAGGTAAAAAAGCACATAAAGCATTTTTAGACCCCATAGCTACAGGAAAACCAGTTTGTTTAATTGAAGACATGTCACTAAAATCAGTACAAAACACAGTAAAACAAATTATTGTAGCTCCTCTTCTGGTTGAAAAAGGGAATGGGTCTCCCGTAACTGTACTTTGTAATTAA